Proteins from one Aspergillus nidulans FGSC A4 chromosome VIII genomic window:
- the facB gene encoding C6 transcription factor FacB/Cat8 (transcript_id=CADANIAT00001981), which translates to MPGILPMKVIKVGNNTQSRIAQACDRCRSKKIRCDGIRPCCTQCANVGFECKTSDKLSRRAFPRGYTESLEERVRTLEAEVRELKSLLDEKDEKIDVLSRIHSFSSPSQQKTPAAVHSPTQPPPAAPTSVPTPSEGAVHVPDPVALSSTEESGVSNTRGFAAVFTNMLADQGRLAPETSTKALSASPTPITPSRLDQPLKTTPRLVSDQLINIFFQEWAPLYPVVHRPTILKAYEQYLSNSEHIQGNKHEMAQLNLIFAVAALGAISRTNQDPTLFEENWSSILESLHADISIPTLQCYVLAQMYCLTKGDYTNVLRYRGVAVGVCHQLKLQKSQKAFSSNALLAETRKKVFWCQYVLDRLCASLTGLPVLLREEHIQTEYPEDIDDENVTETGFLPTLPGESTRISSALALFSASRVLNSTLENIYPSDGAYEIPLSKMRFVTEQLDKWVKSLPAHLHLEFTQDKPSTNVISSRSPLLSVMYYFIRSLIHRPAVCFGDDHVRSPSVLAIADSGKHIIQILQLLDERRLCLSLSINRRELISSAGLGLLWQNVGLKRDSKLVKESQKVLTGVIDQLESESSVAATEFSALAGALVSLDTKRPTTTNPQQMSPPAQKPLKSPRRQLEAWKARLIGSTSPGQSQPKPEPLSRRNTFSGSSPGLAERQLRSPSWASLPPNDFPHHAPMSKNVYNHPMGYEGNPSMSCSVPTDHPAPPSGNLTVSDWEFVVSDMDQGYSNIFTGIYGGKECGEDHGPFASLTAEYMHKQGPGLPPSLTSSDELQGLSPEAWSATSSSDMAQPPELAAQSVYSDGSLGSRDHSLSLPSTMPFPMEDRPGSLLDPLQGVIIPAGDDDIEEFGLVNGWDRRLAV; encoded by the exons ATGCCAGGAATTCTCCCCATGAAAGTGATCAAGGTCGGCAATAACACGCAGAGTCGTATTGCCCAAGCCTGTGACCGGTGTCGAAGCAAAAAGATCCGCTGCGACGGTATTCGCCCATGCTGCACACAATGTGCCAACGTCGGCTTCGAGTGCAAAACCAGCGATAAACTCAGTCGACGAGCGTTTCCCCGTGGATACACAGAGTCTCTGGAAGAACGAGTACGGACACTAGAAGCTGAGGTCAGGGAACTTAAGAGTCTCctggatgagaaggatgagaagattGATGTGCTCTCTCGGATACACTCTTTCTCCTCACCTTCACAGCAGAagactcctgctgctgtgcacTCTCCGACTCAGCCTCCCCCGGCTGCTCCAACGAGTGTGCCTACCCCCAGTGAGGGAGCCGTTCATGTTCCGGATCCGGTTGCTTTGAGCAGCACAGAGGAGTCCGGGGTTTCGAACACCCGTGGCTTTGCTG CTGTCTTCACCAACATGCTTGCAGACCAAGGCCGGCTAGCTCCAGAAACTTCCACTAAAGCTTTGTCTGCTTCTCCTACTCCTATTACTCCTTCTCGTCTCGACCAGCCTCTGAAAACAACGCCTCGGCTTGTATCGGATCAGCTTATCAACATTTTCTTTCAAGAATGGGCACCTCTTTACCCGGTTGTCCACCGACCTACCATCCTCAAGGCATACGAGCAATACCTTTCCAATTCCGAACACATTCAAGGCAACAAACATGAGATGGCCCAGCTGAATCTGAtctttgctgttgctgcacTCGGCGCTATT TCGAGAACCAACCAGGACCCTACCCTCTTTGAGGAGAATTGGTCTTCTATTCTTGAGTCGTTACATGCCGACATTTCTATCCCAACCTTGCAGTGTTACGTGTTGGCACAAATGTATTGCTTGACCAAGGGTGACTACACAAATGTTCTGCGCTATCGTGGTGTAGCTGTTGGCGTCTGCCACCAATTGAAACTGCAGAAGAGTCAGAAGGCTTTCTCATCGAAcgctcttcttgctgagaCCAGGAAGAAAGTTTTTTGGTGCCAATATGTTCTGGATCG TCTTTGCGCTTCTTTGACTGGTcttcctgttcttcttcgcgaaGAGCACATCCAGACTGAGTATCCCGAAGATATCGATGATGAGAACGTGACGGAAACCGGTTTCTTGCCCACCTTGCCCGGCGAGTCCACACGTATCTCCAGCGCCCTCGCCCTGTTTTCCGCATCTAGAGTTCTGAACAGCACGTTGGAGAATATCTACCCGTCTGACGGTGCATACGAAATCCCATTGTCAAAAATGCGTTTCGTTACGGAACAGCTCGATAAATGGGTCAAGAGCCTACccgctcatcttcacttGGAGTTCACACAGGATAAGCCGAGCACCAACGTCATTAGCAGTCGGTCTCCACTTTTG TCTGTGATGTATTATTTCATTCGTTCTCTCATCCACCGTCCTGCCGTCTGCTTTGGTGACGATCACGTTCGTTCACCTTCAGTCCTTGCGATTGCGGATTCCGGCAAGCATATCATCCAAATTCTCCAACTGCTTGACGAGAGGCGCCTATGTCTCTCTCTTAGCATCAACCGAAGAGAGCTCATCAGCTCCGCagggcttgggcttctcTGGCAAAATGTCGGCCTGAAGCGTGATAGCAAACTTGTCAAAGAAAGTCAAAAGGTGCTTACAGGCGTTATTGATCAGCTTGAGTCTGAATCATCCGTGGCTGCGACCGAGTTCAGTGCTCTAGCCGGTGCCCTCGTTTCATTAGATACCAAACGACCAACGACCACCAACCCTCAACAAATGAGCCCACCCGCCCAAAAACCCTTGAAGTCTCCGAGGAGACAGCTGGAGGCATGGAAGGCGCGCTTGATCGGCAGCACTAGCCCGGGTCAATCTCAGCCAAAACCGGAGCCTCTGTCACGCAGAAACACCTTTTCTGGTTCGAGCCCTGGTTTAGCGGAGCGCCAATTACGTTCTCCTAGTTGGGCTAGCCTACCTCCCAACGACTTCCCGCACCATGCCCCGATGAGCAAGAACGTTTACAACCACCCTATGGGGTATGAAGGCAATCCGTCCATGTCCTGCTCGGTACCGACGGACCATCCAGCTCCACCATCAGGAAATCTAACGGTCTCGGACTGGGAGTTCGTGGTGAGCGATATGGATCAAGGCTACTCGAATATATTCACAGGAATCTATGGTGGCAAAGAATGCGGCGAAGATCACGGCCCTTTTGCGTCTTTGACTGCTGAGTACATGCACAAACAAGGACCCGGCCTGCCGCCTTCTTTAACTTCAAGCGATGAATTGCAAGGCCTGTCTCCGGAGGCTTGGTCTGCCACTAGCAGTAGCGATATGGCTCAACCTCCAGAACTTGCAGCACAGAGTGTCTATTCGGACGGGAGTCTGGGAAGCAGAGACCACAGCTTGTCACTTCCAAGTACTATGCCTTTTCCGATGGAGGATAGGCCGGGTAGCCTCTTGGATCCACTTCAAGGCGTTATTATCCCTGCTGGAGacgacgatattgaagaaTTTGGGCTGGTCAACGGTTGGGATCGACGGCTGGCCGTCTAG
- the tktA gene encoding transketolase TKL1 (transcript_id=CADANIAT00001982), producing MGYTELDQLAINTIRLLAVDATAKANSGHPGAPMGMAPVAHVLFNKFMKFNPKNPEWANRDRFVLSNGHGCMLQYALLHLFGYGISMDDLKAFRQLDSITPGHPEAHDTPGIEVTTGPLGQGFANAVGLAIAQAHSGGVFNKPGYNLFDNYTYCFFGDGCAMEGVASEAASTAGHLKLGNLIAIYDDNHISIDGDTKCAFTEDVTKRFEAYGWHVVWVKDGDNDLEGIEAAIKEAQAVKDKPSMIRLTTTIGFGSKLQGTGGVHGNPLKADDIEGVKKRFGFDPAQSFVVPQQVYDLYHKHAEEGAAQEQEWNQLLQKYAGEYPNEHADLTRRLSGKLPEGWEKSLPVYKPSDPAIASRKLSEAVLEKIHSVIPELLSGSADLTGSNNTRWKNAVDFQPPEYGIGEWSGRYLRYGVREHAMAAIMNGLAAYGTVIPAAGTFLNFVSYAAGAVRLSALSRVRAIHVATHDSIGLGEDGPTHQPIETLAHFRALPNCMVWRPADGNETSAAYYSALTAKHTPSILALTRQNLPQLENSSIEAALKGAYPVFEAADAKVTIISTGSEVSICIDAAKYLQEKHGVVARVVSIPCFEVFDAQDKEYRLKVLPDGIPILSVEVCSTMGWERYSHEQFGLNRFGASGPYKEVYAKFEFTPEGISKRALATIDFYKGVPVRSPINRAFQQIL from the exons ATGGGTTACACCGAGCTTGATCAATTggccatcaacaccatccgGCTTCTTGCG GTTGATGCCACCGCAAAGGCGAACTCCGGTCACCCCGGTGCCCCTATGGGCATGGCCCCGGTGGCCCACGTTCTCTTCAACAAGTTCATGAAGTTCAACCCCAAGAACCCCGAATGGGCTAACCGTGACCGATTTGTCCTCTC CAACGGCCACGGCTGCATGCTCCAATATGCTCTCCTCCACCTTTTCGGATACGGCATCTCCATGGATGACCTCAAGGCGTTCCGT CAACTCGACAGCATTACTCCTGGTCACCCTGAGGCTCACGACACACCCGGTATTGAGGTGACCACTGGTCCCCTCGGTCAGGGTTTCGCCAACGCTGTTGGTCTGGCTATTGCCCAGGCTCACAGCGGTGGTGTCTTCAACAAACCCGGATACAACCTCTTCGACAACTACACATACTGCTTCTTCGGCGATGGCTGTGCTATGGAGGGTGTTGCCAGTGAGGCCGCTTCTACTGCTGGTCACTTGAAGCTCGGAAACCTCATTGCCATCTATGATGACAACCACATTTCTATCG ACGGTGACACCAAGTGTGCTTTCACCGAAGACGTCACTAAGCGCTTTGAGGCCTACGGCTGGCACGTCGTTTGGGTTAAGGACGGTGACAACGACCTCGAGGGCATCGAGGCTGCTATCAAGGAGGCCCAGGCCGTCAAGGACAAGCCCTCCATGATCCGCCTGACTACCACCATCGGTTTCGGTTCTAAGCTCCAGGGTACCGGCGGTGTCCACGGTAACCCTCTCAAAGCCGACGACATCGAGGGTGTCAAGAAGCGCTTCGGCTTCGATCCCGCCCAGAGCTTCGTCGTCCCTCAGCAGGTCTATGACCTTTACCACAAACACGCCGAAGAGGGTGCTGCCCAGGAGCAGGAATGGaaccagctcctccagaaaTACGCCGGCGAATACCCCAACGAGCACGCCGACCTTACCCGCCGTCTCTCCGGCAAGCTTCCTGAGGGATGGGAGAAGTCGCTTCCTGTTTACAAGCCTTCTGACCCCGCTATTGCCTCCCGCAAGCTGTCTGAGGCTGTCCTTGAGAAGATCCACTCGGTCATCCCAGAACTTTTGTCTGGTTCCGCCGATCTGACTGGCTCCAACAACACCCGCTGGAAGAACGCTGTTGACTTCCAGCCACCCGAGTACGGCATTGGTGAGTGGTCTGGCCGCTACCTCCGTTACGGTGTCCGTGAGcacgccatggctgctatCATGAACGGTCTTGCTGCATACGGTACCGTCATCCCTGCCGCCGGTACTTTCCTGAACTTCGTTTCCtacgctgctggtgctgtccGTCTGTCCGCCCTCTCTCGCGTTCGTGCCATTCACGTCGCTACCCACGACTCCATTGGTCTGGGTGAGGACGGCCCTACCCACCAGCCTATCGAGACTCTCGCTCATTTCCGTGCTCTTCCCAACTGCATGGTCTGGCGCCCTGCTGATGGTAACGAGACCAGTGCTGCTTACTATTCTGCCCTGACTGCTAAGCACACTCCCTCCATCCTGGCTCTTACCCGTCAGAACCTGCCCCAGCTTGAGAACTCAAGCATTGAGGCTGCTCTCAAGGGTGCTTACCCTGTCTTCGAGGCTGCTGACGCCAAGGTTACCATCATCTCCACTGGATCCGAAGTCAGTATCTGTATCGACGCTGCCAAGTACCTGCAGGAAAAGCACGGCGTCGTGGCCCGTGTCGTCTCTATTCCTTGcttcgaggtcttcgatGCTCAGGACAAGGAGTACAGACTCAAGGTCCTCCCCGACGGCATCCCCATTTTGTCTGTCGAGGTCTGCTCCACCATGGGTTGGGAGCGCTACTCTCACGAGCAGTTCGGTCTGAACCGCTTCGGTGCCTCTGGTCCCTACAAGGAGGTCTACGCCAAGTTCGAGTTCACTCCTGAGGGTATTAGCAAGCGCGCCCTTGCCACCATTGACTTCTATAAGGGTGTTCCCGTTCGGTCGCCCATCAACCGCGCTTTCCAGCAGATCCTGTAG
- a CDS encoding spermidine synthase (transcript_id=CADANIAT00001983), which yields MSEITHPTIKDGWFSEQSEMWPGQAMNLRVNQILHHEKSKYQDVLVFESSDYGTVLVLDNVIQCTERDEFSYQEMITHLAMNSHPNPKKVLVIGGGDGGVLREVVKHETVEEAILCDIDEAVIRVSKKYLPGMSIGFQHPNVKVHVGDGFEFLKQRQNEFDVIITDSSDPEGPAESLFQKPYFELLRDALRDGGVITTQAENQWLHLPLIADLKKACNEVFPVAEYAYTTIPTYPSGQIGFMVCCKDANRNVKEPVRTWSREEEERLCRYYNQDIHRASFVLPNFARKALGN from the exons ATGAGCGAGATCACTCACCCCACTATCAAGG ATGGCTGGTTCTCCGAGCAGTCTGAAATGTGGCCTGGTCAGGCCATGAACCTCAGAGTCAACCAAATTCTCCACCACGAGAAGTCCAAGTATCAGGACGTTCTTGTCTTCGAGAGCAGCGACTATGGCAccgttcttgttcttgacaaCGTCATCCAATGCACCGAGCGTGATGAGTTCTC cTACCAGGAAATGATTACCCACCTGGCCATGAACTCCCACCCCAACCCCAAGAAGGTCCTCGTTATCGGAGGTGGAGATGGCGGTGTCCTCCGCGAGGTAGTCAAGCACGAGACCGTCGAGGAGGCCATCTTGTGCGACATTGATGAG GCCGTCATCCGTGTCTCCAAGAAGTACCTTCCCGGCATGAGCATCGGCTTCCAGCACCCCAACGTCAAGGTCCACGTCGGCGACGGCTTTGAGTTCCTCAAGCAGCGCCAGAACGAATTTGATGTCATCATTACCGATAGCTCTGACCCCGAGGGTCCCGCCGAGAGcctcttccagaagcccTACTTTGAGCTCCTCAGAGACGCTCTACGTGATGGAGGTGTCATCACCACCCAAG CCGAAAACCAATGGCTTCACCTTCCTCTGATTGCCGACCTCAAGAAGGCCTGCAACGAGGTCTTCCCTGTCGCCGAATACGCGTACACCACAATCCCTACGTACCCATCCGGTCAAATTGGTTTCATGGTTTGTTGCAAGGATGCCAACCGCAATGTTAAGGAGCCCGTCCGCACCTGGTCtcgtgaagaggaggagcgtcTCTGCCGCTACTACAACCAGGATATCCACCGCGCCAGCTTCGTGCTGCCCAACTTTGCTCGCAAGGCTTTGGGAAATTAG
- the phb1 gene encoding prohibitin subunit PHB1 (transcript_id=CADANIAT00001984), whose protein sequence is MAANGLYNLQRLAIPIGLGAMAVNASLYDVKGGTRAVIFDRLSGVQEQVVNEGTHFLIPWLQKAVIYDVRTKPRNISTTTGSKDLQMVSLTLRVLHRPEVPKLPAIYQSYGTDYDERVLPSIGNEVLKAIVAQFDAAELITQREAVSNRIRTDLMKRASQFNIALEDVSITHMTFGKEFTRAVEQKQIAQQDAERARFIVEKAEQERQANVIRAEGEAESADIISKAVAKAGNGLIEIRRIEASKDIAHTLASNPNVTYLPGGEGKDGGKSTSLLLGLRS, encoded by the exons ATGGCGGCTAACGGTCTTTATAACCTCCAGCGCCTGGCTATTCCCATAGGCCTGGGAGCCATGGCAGTCAACGCCTCCTTGTACGATGTCAAGGGTGGTACTCGAGCAGTTATCTTCGACAGATTGTCTGGTGTACAAGAGCAAGTCGTCAACGAAGGCACACATTTCCTGATCCCATGGTTGCAGAAGGCGGTCATATACGATGTCCGTACCAAGCCTCGCAACATCTCCACGACCACTGGAAGCAAGGATTTGCAGATGGTCAGCTTGACCCTGCGAGTCTTGCACCGTCCCGAAGTCCCGAAACTGCCAGCTATCTATCAG TCCTACGGTACGGATTACGACGAGCGTGTCCTCCCTTCCATCGGAAACGAAGTTCTCAAAGCCATCGTCGCTCAGTTCGACGCCGCTGAACTCATTACCCAGCGCGAGGCTGTCTCAAACCGCATCCGCACAGACCTGATGAAGCGTGCTTCGCAATTCAACATCGCCCTTGAGGATGTCTCAATCACCCACATGACCTTCGGGAAGGAATTCACGCGCGCCGTCGAGCAAAAGCAGATCGCACAGCAGGATGCCGAGCGAGCCCGCTTCATTGTCGAGAAGGCCGAGCAGGAGCGCCAGGCCAACGTTATCCGAGCTGAGGGTGAGGCCGAGAGCGCCGACATCATCAGCAAGGCCGTCGCCAAGGCCGGAAACGGCCTCATTGAAATCCGTCGTATTGAAGCCAGCAAGGATATTGCACACACCCTCGCCAGCAACCCGAATGTCACATATTTGCCAGGTGGTGAAGGCAAGGATGGCGGGAAGAGCACAAGCCTTCTGCTAGGGTTGAGGAGTTAA
- a CDS encoding 25S rRNA (uracil2843-N3)-methyltransferase (transcript_id=CADANIAT00001985), whose product MSPPRSSSFCKQSKGSQGREGKQPDRKNSAASHPRRKVQDQQGHQLVEDRNQIDVSDTIPIALQQLLLNVFRAALLTSSNSLNFEAQTQGQDQNPDAEEKQEEKEEEPLDTKSLIQTIKSHLYNRDFDSAFADADEKLLRAYALRWSAARALGYAGLFKSLIKILFEDESVLRPTHVVCIGGGAGAEIVALAAAWRDLMDDGVIAGAQKMLPNALEAVALDDRKDNQGGGGTRNMPSQEQTVQQSDTSSSLSITAVDIADWSTVVKRLSSTILSTTVIGSKSHPAPLLPISTPSGDRIHPSHFTVDFKRFDVLTLSDPDLASLFQSQRTNIVTLMFTLNELFSTSMSKATSFLLRTTDLLERGTILLVVDSPGSYSTLKLNKSTGEQQERQYPMKFLLDHTLLSVTKGKWEKLYSQDSRWWRRDASRLWYDVGEGAGLEDMRFQIHVYRRLE is encoded by the coding sequence ATGAGTCCTCCTAGATCTAGCAGCTTTTGCAAACAGTCTAAAGGCTCTCAGGGCCGTGAGGGGAAGCAGCCAGACAGGAAGAATTCTGCGGCatctcatcctcgccgcAAAGTCCAGGACCAGCAGGGACACCAACTGGTCGAGGACCGAAACCAGATTGATGTGTCTGACACAATCCCCATAGCGCTGCAGCAGTTACTCCTGAATGTCTTCAGGGCTGCATTGCTTACTTCGTCAAACTCCTTAAATTTTGAAGCTCAAactcaaggtcaagatcaaAatccagatgcagaagaaaaacaagaggaaaaagaagaagagccgcTTGACACCAAGTCCCTTATCCAGACCATCAAGTCGCACCTCTACAATCGGGACTTTGACTCTGCCTTTGCAGACGCCGATGAGAAGTTACTTAGGGCTTATGCTTTGAGATGGAGTGCGGCGAGGGCTCTGGGGTATGCGGGGCTGTTTAAGTCTTTAATCAAGATCCTTTTTGAAGATGAGTCCGTTTTGCGTCCGACGCATGTTGTCTGCATTGGTGGTGGTGCAGGTGCGGAAATTGTTGCCCttgcagcagcctggagggatttgatggatgatggtgttATAGCTGGGGCTCAGAAGATGCTGCCGAATGCCCTTGAGGCAGTTGCTCTGGATGATAGAAAGGATAATCAAGGTGGCGGAGGTACAAGGAACATGCCGAGTCAGGAACAAACGGTCCAACAATCAGATACATCTTCCAGTCTGTCCATCACGGCTGTCGATATCGCCGATTGGTCAACTGTCGTGAAGCGCCTATCCTCAACTATCTTATCAACTACAGTCATAGGCTCAAAATCTCATCCTGCGCCTCTCCTCCCAATTTCAACTCCCTCAGGAGATCGAATTCACCCTAGCCATTTCACCGTCGACTTCAAGCGCTTCGATGTTCTGACTCTCTCGGACCCAGACCTCGCTTCCCTATTCCAATCCCAACGGACAAACATAGTCACACTTATGTTCACACTAAACGAGctcttctcaacctccatGTCGAAAGCTAcatcttttcttctccggACAACGGACCTCCTAGAACGGGGCACAATCCTCCTAGTCGTTGACAGCCCGGGGAGCTATTCGACGCTCAAACTGAACAAGAGCACgggcgagcagcaggagagaCAGTACCCTATGAAGTTCTTGCTTGATCATACGCTTCTGTCTGTAACGAAGGGGAAATGGGAAAAACTGTATAGTCAGGACTCGAGGTGGTGGCGAAGGGATGCAAGCAGGCTGTGGTATGATGTTGGGGAGGGGGCGGGGTTAGAAGATATGAGGTTCCAGATACATGTTTATAGGCGACTAGAGTAG
- a CDS encoding putative cell wall proline rich protein (transcript_id=CADANIAT00001987), with amino-acid sequence MSTPLPNPPFVFPARDHDEPDKQDLDTTTNGRPPLPAFSFNPGSVGSNQAPAPAPSNSRMSGHRRQYSEFVGGDQLIIPGNTAAGQTSDETPMAPLKLPPPGPGFSAGGRRRHAHRRSAAISSVDLTAISNALDLKPYVESAPCTSADMTRERRPSLEPSQLLPHSATVLSRPTPPASPQLNLNEASPSSQIPKNERLENPRLCTPTSFLAPESQNATRSSVLARKSDTAITSPKAESSAASQQPRPRPRTADASLMLELSGSTMTDNSSPTKRPNSAAGHSRSHKSMSSNLLIAAFRKSHAEDDGSFPPRISSSDDESDANADDVHEASGSPSFTSKKKEKSKKRQKKVRSWAGSLLIKKGKSHDSKKDDIESNSNKVTPPALTRTNSDFGSGLDVEFDDDNIVVIRTPTNPAHPDSNQTTGETESWASLENSWKPRSFYEQVTTPDTTSPVIDLDAALGPFNTPDLRSGRVPESGFSAATKRMYSGGRRGEFVGPEMRYHRRAESAPEMPPFDRAFLGSHRFPTTSSLENPDVFYEEEEDAFLAATSDSGKDSEEHLQDQATLTESKDDKSEESAESSDTLTGKATDESASGENTGLGIQNPDAGDATSATVATPFQGLFKSDQRFYSNQPGNLTTSFPSQLKTGLEPAKYDEWQRRAPVPPSPEVSPRFLPADSRPVTSPTELCAIPPFSLQGGASHPNSSFPSSEFTPSPEAPRSITTSSTTDPFPHASIEDVPSLTSSASTMTNTLNRVSATFFTRPRLSTDRSASFSAAVYRRSSQPTSKRSSLASLSKLVVGPHAERSKLSHEEKPPGDEREKAKKKGRRISRLMHFWRIKDKEKLDELADQD; translated from the coding sequence ATGTCTACACCTTTGCCAAACCCTCCCTTCGTCTTCCCAGCACGAGACCACGACGAACCAGACAAGCAAGATTTAGATACAACAACAAATGGCCGACCGCCTCTTCCAGCCTTTTCGTTCAATCCAGGTTCGGTGGGCTCGAACCaggcgccagcgccagcgcctTCTAATAGCCGTATGAGCGGGCATCGTCGGCAGTACAGTGAGTTCGTTGGTGGTGACCAGCTGATTATTCCTGGGAATACCGCCGCTGGCCAGACAAGCGATGAGACTCCAATGGCACCCTTAAAGTTGCCTCCACCTGGCCCTGGTTTTAGTGCAGGCGGCAGGCGCCGGCACGCTCATAGACGCTCAGCGGCTATTTCCAGTGTCGACCTTACGGCTATTTCGAATGCCCTCGACCTCAAACCTTACGTCGAGAGCGCCCCTTGCACATCGGCGGATATGACGCGGGAGCGTAGGCCGTCTCTCGAACCGTCTCAGCTATTACCCCATTCAGCGACTGTTCTGTCTCGGCCAACACCTCCAGCATCGCCCCAGTTAAACCTGAATGAAGCGTCTCCAAGTTCGCAAATTCCCAAGAATGAGCGACTCGAGAACCCACGTCTGTGTACTCCGACTTCATTCCTTGCGCCTGAATCTCAAAATGCAACGCGCTCGAGTGTTCTCGCTCGAAAGAGTGATACCGCCATTACTTCACCCAAGGCCGAATCTTCAGCTGCTTCCCAGCAACCTAGGCCTAGACCTAGAACTGCGGATGCTTCTTTGATGCTCGAACTGAGCGGAAGCACTATGACTGATAACTCCTCACCAACCAAGCGGCCAAACTCGGCGGCAGGCCATTCTCGTTCACATAAAAGCATGTCCTCTAACCTTCTTATTGCGGCTTTCAGGAAGAGTCATGCTGAGGACGACGGATCTTTCCCGCCaaggatatcttcctcaGACGATGAATCTGACGCCAACGCCGATGATGTGCATGAGGCATCGGGCTCGCCTTCGTTCACttcgaaaaagaaggaaaaaagcaaaaagaggCAAAAGAAGGTTCGGTCTTGGGCTGGGTCTCTTCTAAtcaagaaaggaaaatcaCACGATTCGAAGAAAGACGACATAGAGAGCAATTCTAATAAAGTAACTCCTCCTGCACTTACCCGAACAAACTCGGATTTCGGCTCAGGCTTGGATGTGGAATTCGACGATGACAATATTGTCGTAATTCGGACACCTACCAACCCTGCGCATCCCGACTCCAACCAGACCACCGGTGAGACTGAATCGTGGGCATCTCTCGAGAACTCGTGGAAACCACGAAGCTTCTATGAGCAGGTTACGACGCCCGATACTACGAGTCCTGTGATTGATCTGGATGCGGCCCTTGGACCTTTTAATACGCCCGATCTACGCTCCGGTCGTGTTCCAGAAAGCGGTTTCTCTGCAGCAACTAAGCGAATGTATAGTGGCGGACGGCGCGGCGAGTTTGTTGGCCCAGAAATGCGGTATCACCGGCGTGCTGAAAGCGCACCGGAAATGCCTCCGTTCGATCGAGCGTTTCTTGGGAGCCACCGCTTTCCAACTACCTCTTCCTTGGAGAATCCAGACGTCTTctatgaagaggaggaggatgcctTCTTAGCAGCCACTAGTGATTCCGGTAAAGATAGCGAAGAACATTTACAAGATCAAGCTACTCTCACGGAATCCAAGGACGATAAGTCAGAAGAAAGTGCAGAGAGCTCTGACACTCTGACTGGAAAAGCTACAGATGAATCCGCCAGCGGAGAGAATACAGGACTTGGGATCCAGAATCCCGATGCAGGCGATGCAACATCAGCTACTGTCGCAACCCCATTCCAAGGCCTCTTCAAATCGGATCAACGGTTCTACTCCAATCAGCCTGGAAATTTGACAACGTCGTTCCCTAGCCAGCTTAAAACAGGCCTGGAACCCGCCAAATATGACGAGTGGCAAAGGAGAGCGCCAGTCCCTCCTAGCCCAGAGGTTTCCCCGCGTTTCTTACCTGCTGATAGTCGGCCTGTGACGTCTCCCACTGAACTATGCGCGATCCCCCCGTTTTCTCTTCAAGGTGGCGCCTCCCACCCTAATTCTTCGTTCCCATCTTCCGAATTCACCCCTTCCCCGGAAGCTCCTCGTTCAATAACTACGTCATCGACTACCGATCCGTTTCCTCATGCATCTATTGAGGACGTGCCTTCACTGACTAGTAGCGCCTCCACAATGACGAATACCCTAAATCGTGTTTCTGCAACTTTCTTCACACGACCTCGTCTATCGACGGATCGTTCTGCATcgttttctgctgctgtttaTCGTCGATCTAGCCAACCTACCTCCAAACGGTCGAGCCTTGCAAGTCTCTCTAAACTTGTTGTAGGGCCGCACGCcgaaagaagcaagttgAGTCATGAGGAGAAGCCACCGGGCGATGAACGGGAGAAGGCTAAGAAGAAGGGTCGCCGAATTAGTCGATTGATGCATTTCTGGCGGATaaaggacaaagagaagttGGATGAACTGGCTGACCAGGATTAG
- a CDS encoding uncharacterized protein (transcript_id=CADANIAT00001986), which yields MHQSTNSATLLLSLLPFIARWLLLMTQLASFGVRPYNKFRETCKARPFGGRLARSTINSSRKRCRTIRR from the coding sequence ATGCATCAATCGACTAATTCGGCGACCCTTCTTCTTAGCCTTCTCCCGTTCATCGCCCGGTGGCTTCTCCTCATGACTcaacttgcttctttcgGCGTGCGGCCCTACAACAAGTTTAGAGAGACTTGCAAGGCTCGACCGTTTGGAGGTAGGTTGGCTAGATCGACGAtaaacagcagcagaaaacgATGCAGAACGATCCGTCGATAG